One Setaria italica strain Yugu1 chromosome II, Setaria_italica_v2.0, whole genome shotgun sequence DNA segment encodes these proteins:
- the LOC101781273 gene encoding AUGMIN subunit 5, which translates to MPASSVSGGSGPGGVSPDAIIEWLQDEMGYPSAPPAPEQLRKICRGNMIPVWSFLLRRVRSERTVATARRNILVHGVAARRAREGGAMGAGAGDAAAREAEARERDLAAEEAERLRGVVRRQRKELRARIAEVAREEAERKRVLGERSNARHKQVMLEAYEQQCDEACKIFAEYQRRLHQFVNQARDVRRSSIGVSGAAGAVEDMQLQSDREDLYSSTIKSNRLPEDLVETAGERSIRKACETLAADMIETIRSSFPAFEGSGINSSCQLDAAKLGIDLDGEIPTDVKAVALDSLKNPTLLLQSIITYTSRMKTLIHRETDKIDIRADAELLRYKYENEQVIDAASTDASSPLPYQVYGNGKNGSQLSTRGTYDQLLERQKEHVQQFLATEDALNKAAEAKALSQKLLQRLHGTIDMAGSKKLPTGNNSQNVTNSRHLELDVWAKEREVAGLKASLSTLTSEVQRLYKLCAEWKEAEDSLKKKWKKIEEFDARRSELECIYSALQRANMDASAFWEQQPLSARGYVSTTIIPACNAVVGMSTNSRDLIERELAAFGQSLDNSLCRLPATPQALLEAVGSSGVTGLEALAAAEKHAALLTARAGARDPSAVPSICRISAALQYNSVSPGTEGTDSGLASVLNSLEFCLKPCGSEASILEDLSKAINLVHTRRNLVENDRVLLNRAHRAQQEYERVANYCLKLAGEQEKVVSERWLPELRNAVQEARRCFEDCQRVRGLVDEWYEQPAATIVDWVTIDGQSVGAWINLVKQLHMEISRRTLAMSSVGDD; encoded by the exons ATGCCGGCATCCTCCGTCTCCGGTGGCAGCGGCCCCGGCGGTGTCTCTCCGGACGCCATCATCGAGTGGCTGCAGGACGAGATGGGGTACCCGTcggccccgccggccccggAGCAGCTCCGCAAGATCTGCCGGGGCAACATGATCCCCGTCTggtccttcctcctccgccgcgtccgCTCCGAGCGCACCGTCGCCACCGCGCGCAGGAACATCCTCGTCCACGGcgtcgcggcgcggcgggcgcgggagggcggggcgatgggggcgggagccggcgacgccgcggccaGGGAGGCTGAGGCGAGGGAGCgggacctcgccgccgaggaggccgagCGGCTGCGCGGGGTCGTGAGGAGGCAGCGCAAGGAGCTCCGCGCGCGCATCGCGGAGGTCGCCAGGGAGGAGGCCGAGCGCAAGCGCGTCCTCGGCGAGCGCTCAAATGCCAG GCACAAGCAAGTTATGCTCGAAGCATATGAACAGCAATGTGATGAAGCATGCAAAATATTTGCTGAATACCAGCGCCGACTGCATCAGTTCGTTAACCAAGCAAGGGATGTGCGAAGGTCAAGTATAGGTGTCTCTGGAGCTGCAGGTGCTGTTGAGGACATGCAATTGCAGAGCGATAGAGAGGATCTTTACTCATCAACTATCAAAAGCAATAGGTTGCCAGAGGATCTTGTAGAAACTGCAGGTGAAAGGAGCATTCGAAAGGCATGTGAAACTCTAGCTGCAGATATGATTGAAACGATTCGGAGTTCATTCCCAGCATTTGAAGGGAGTGGCATTAATTCAAGTTGCCAATTAGATGCAGCAAAACTGGGTATTGACTTGGATGGAGAAATACCAACAGATGTTAAAGCTGTCGCATTGGATTCCCTAAAGAATCCGACCTTGCTTCTGCAGTCAATCATCACCTACACATCACGCATGAAAACACTTATACATAGAGAAACAGACAAGATTGACATACGTGCTGATGCAGAACTGCTTAG GTATAAATATGAAAATGAGCAGGTTATTGATGCTGCTTCAACTGATGCGAGCTCACCCTTACCGTATCAGGTGTATGGCAATGGGAAGAATGGATCTCAGTTGTCAACTCGAGGAACGTATGACCAGctactagaaagacag AAAGAACATGTTCAGCAATTCTTAGCAACAGAAGATGCTTTGAACAAAGCTGCAGAAGCTAAAGCTCTAAGTCAGAAGCTATTGCAACGCCTGCATGGCACCATTGACATGGCaggaagtaagaagctgcctaCTGGGAACAACTCACAGAATGTGACCAACAGTAGGCATTTAGAG CTGGATGTTTGGGCCAAGGAAAGAGAAGTTGCGGGACTAAAGGCAAGCTTGAGTACACTTACATCCGAGGTACAACGTCTGTATAAGTTATGTGCTGAGTGGAAGGAAGCAGAAGATTCACTGAAGAAGAAGTGGAAGAAAATTGAAGAATTTGACGCTCGTCGGTCAGAGCTGGAGTGCATTTACAGTGCTCTTCAACGGGCCAATATG GATGCGTCAGCATTTTGGGAGCAACAACCATTATCAGCTAGAGGATATGTGTCAACTACGATCATCCCTGCATGCAATGCCGTGGTAGGCATGTCTACGAACTCAAGGGACCTCATAGAGCGAGAATTAGCTGCATTTGGCCAGAGCTTGGATAATAGCTTGTGCAGATTGCCAGCAACTCCTCAG GCCCTTTTGGAGGCCGTGGGTTCTAGCGGTGTGACCGGATTAGAAGCACTTGCAGCTGCAGAAAAGCATGCAGCTTTGTTGACCGCAAGAGCTGGTGCCAGAGATCCGTCTGCTGTGCCATCTATATGCCGCATCTCTGCTGCTCTTCAGTATAATTCTG TTTCACCAGGTACAGAAGGCACAGATTCTGGCTTAGCTTCAGTATTAAATTCCCTGGAGTTCTGCCTGAAACCTTGTGGGTCTGAAGCTAGTATATTAGAAGATTTATCAAAAGCTATCAACTTGGTGCACACACGGAGAAATCTTGTTGAGAATGACCGTGTATTGCTGAACCGTGCACATCGTGCTCAACAAGAATATGAAAG AGTGGCCAACTATTGCCTTAAATTAGCTGGTGAACAAGAAAAGGTGGTGAGCGAAAGATGGCTGCCAGAACTGAGAAATGCAGTTCAAGAAGCTCGAAGGTGTTTCGAAGATTGCCAGCGTGTTAGGGGCCTG GTAGATGAGTGGTACGAGCAGCCGGCAGCGACAATCGTGGACTGGGTAACGATAGACGGGCAGAGCGTTGGCGCCTGGATCAACCTTGTGAAGCAACTGCACATGGAGATCTCAAGACGGACGCTTGCCATGTCGTCGGTAGGCGATGACTGA
- the LOC101753881 gene encoding LOW QUALITY PROTEIN: uncharacterized protein LOC101753881 (The sequence of the model RefSeq protein was modified relative to this genomic sequence to represent the inferred CDS: inserted 2 bases in 1 codon): MVIVFGWREYLTSTTTTVGAYCPEEDDGASGEDGELGTGDDAGTVMSVWEPKDKLPAAAAESAGRRKKEAKRDTGRLSVVLLHGFAGDGIFTWTLQVGALAKHYDVYVPDLLFFGGSTSSTPQGGGGHRRSPAFQAECVERCAVVGFSYGGFVAFRLAEAHPGQVASVVCTGSLAGMSRSTGEAXRRVGAASFAEFLLPGDAAGLRSLLSTGTHRKWWFPDFVLKDYLKLACEVPFVARSTGLRTVDNQRRSGASLRESFFSRSNRLDCCSYMEFLYSKYSESQDILLLWGENDSIFTMELASKFKEQLVPKAELRSISKAGHLVMLERPRVFNRCLREFLLQQQQPRTTTTTTSSEASL; the protein is encoded by the exons ATGG TTATTGtttttggatggagggagtatttaactAGTACAACAACAACTGTTGGAGCATACTGccctgaagaagatgatgggGCGTCTGGTGAGGATGGCGAACTGGGTACAGGTGACGACGCCGGCACGGTCATGAGCGTCTGGGAGCCCAAGGACAAGctaccggcggccgccgccgagtcagcggggaggaggaagaaggaagcgAAGCGAGACACCGGCAGGCTCTCCGTCGTGCTCCTGCACGGCTTCGCGGGCGACGGCATCTTCACCTGGACGCTTCAG GTCGGTGCACTCGCCAAGCACTACGACGTGTACGTCCCTGACCTGCTCTTCTTCGGCGGCTcgacgtcgtcgacgccgcagggcggcggcggccaccgccgtTCCCCCGCGTTCCAGGCGGAGTGCGTGGAGCGGTGCGCGGTGGTCGGGTTCAGCTACGGCGGCTTCGTGGCGTTCCGGTTGGCGGAGGCGCACCCGGGCCAGGTCGCGTCGGTCGTCTGCACGGGCTCGCTCGCGGGCATGTCCCGCTCCACCGGCGAGGC GCGGAGGGTCGGCGCCGCGTCGTTCGCCGAGTtcctcctccccggcgacgCCGCGGGGCTCAGGTCGCTCTTGTCCACGGGCACCCACAGGAAATGGTGGTTCCCGGATTTTGTCCTCAAGGACTATCTCAAGCTGGCATGT GAGGTACCCTTCGTGGCGAGGTCAACTGGACTGCGCACGGTTGATAACCAGAGGAGAAGTGGTGCTTCATTGCGGG AGAGCTTTTTCTCTCGATCGAATCGACTGGATTGTTGTTCTTATATGGAATTCCTGTACTCCAAATATTCGGAATCTCAGGACATACTTTTGCTCTGGGGCGAGAATGACAGCATCTTCACCATGGAGCTCGCGAGCAAGTTCAAAGA GCAGCTGGTCCCGAAGGCGGAGCTGCGAAGCATCAGCAAGGCGGGCCACCTGGTGATGCTGGAGCGGCCCCGCGTCTTCAACCGCTGCCTCAGGGAGttcctgctgcagcagcagcagccacgtacgacgacgacgacgacttctTCCGAGGCGAGCCTCTAG
- the LOC101780866 gene encoding chromatin remodeling protein EBS, whose protein sequence is MAKTKQGKRDVDAYTIKGTNKVVRVGDCVLMRPADTDKPPYVARVERMESDGRGGVRVRCRWYYRPEEAKGGRRPFHGAKELFLSDHFDTQSAHTIEGKCVVHSFKNYTKLDNVGPEDFYCRFDYKAGSGAFTPDRVAVYCKCEMPYNPDDLMVQCEGCKDWFHPSCMGMTIEQAKKIDHYMCSDCAKENGAKRPSNSYPVAPNSDSKIESKRRKR, encoded by the exons atggCCAAGACGAAGCAGGGGAAGCGGGACGTCGACGCCTACACCATCAAGGGCACCAACAAGGTGGTCCGAG TGGGGGACTGCGTGCTGATGCGTCCGGCGGACACGGATAAGCCGCCGTACGTGGCGCGGGTGGAGCGGATGGAGtcggacggccgcggcggcgtgcgggtgCGGTGCCGCTGGTACTACCGCCCCGAGGAGGCCAagggcggccgccgcccgttCCACGGCGCCAAGGAGCTCTTCCTCTCCGACCACTTCGACACGCAGAGCGCGCACACCATCGAGGGCAAGTGCGTCGTCCACTCCTTCAAGAACTACACCAAGCTCGACAACGTCGGCCCTGAGGATTTCTACTGCCGATTTGACTACAAGGCGGGCAGCGGCGCGTTCACCCCCGACCGTGTCGCCGT GTACTGCAAGTGCGAGATGCCATACAACCCGGATGACCTTATGGTGCAGTGTGAGGGATGCAAGGACTG GTTTCATCCATCCTGTATGGGAATGACCATTGAGCAGGCCAAAAAGATTGATCATTACATGTGCTCAGactgtgctaaagaaaatggtgCGAAGAGACCCTCGAATTCATACCCAGTTGCACCAAACTCTGATTCTAAG ATTGAATCAAAGAGGCGCAAGAGATAA
- the LOC101781666 gene encoding protein ELF4-LIKE 3-like: MEEDGGAGSGEPFVAAAPGAGSAGVGAGSSAGGGAKLPQVLQKSFGEVQGILEHNRVLIQEISQNQETRDADGLTRNVSLIRELNTNIARVVDLYGDLSGSFARAVAAKKATAGGAAAGGPKRPRSAGAGQQQQ; this comes from the coding sequence atggaggaggacggcggcgccggcagcggggAGCCGTTcgtggccgcggcgccgggcgccggcagCGCCGGAGTCGGAGCAGGGAgcagcgcgggcggcggcgcgaagcTGCCGCAGGTGCTGCAGAAGAGCTTCGGCGAGGTGCAGGGGATCCTGGAGCACAACCGCGTGCTGATCCAGGAGATCAGCCAGAACCAGGAGACCCGCGACGCGGACGGGTTGACCCGCAACGTGTCGCTCATCCGGGAGCTCAACACCAACATCGCCCGCGTCGTCGACCTCTACGGCGACCTGTCGGGCTCCTtcgcccgcgccgtcgccgccaagaaggccaccgccggcggcgccgcggcgggcggcccCAAGAGGCCccgctccgccggcgccgggcagcagcagcagtag